One genomic segment of Danio aesculapii chromosome 15, fDanAes4.1, whole genome shotgun sequence includes these proteins:
- the vps26b gene encoding vacuolar protein sorting-associated protein 26B — protein MSFFGFGQTAEIDIVLNDADTRKKVEHKTEDGKKDKYFLFYDGETVSGKVNVTLKTPGKRLEHYGIKIEFVGQIELYYDRGNHHEFVSLVKDLARPGELSQSQTFDFEFTHVEKPYESYTGQNVKLRYFLRATISRRLNDISKEMDIVVQTLCTYPEINSSIKMEVGIEDCLHIEFEYNKSKYHLRDVIVGKIYFLLVRIKIKHMEIDIIKRETTGTGPSVYHENDTIAKYEIMDGAPVRGESIPIRLFLAGYEMTPTMRDINKKFSVRYYLNLVLIDEEERRYFKQQEITLWRKGDIVRRSMSQQATIAAQRYEGSNPEPTSAQAKEETD, from the exons ATGAGCTTCTTCGGCTTTGGACAGACCGCTGAGATCGATATCGTGCTGAATGACGCTGACACCAGGAAGAAAGTTGAGCACAAGACTGAAGATGGCAAAAAGGACAAATATTTCCTTTTCTATGATGGCGAAACTGTAAGTGGCAAAGTGAACGTGACTCTCAAGACCCCTGGAAAGAGACTCGAACATTATGGCATTAAAATCGAGTTCGTCGGACAGATAG AGCTCTACTATGACAGAGGGAACCATCATGAGTTTGTGTCGTTAGTGAAGGATCTTGCCCGGCCTGGTGAACTTTCACAGTCGCAGACCTTTGATTTTGAGTTCACCCATGTGGAAAAGCCATATGAATCTTACACTGGACAGAATGTCAAGCTGAG ATATTTTCTGCGGGCAACAATCAGCAGAAGACTCAATGATATCAGTAAAGAGATGGATATTGTAGTGCAGACGCTGTGCACGTACCCAGAGATCAACTCCTCCATCAAGATGGAAGTGGGAATTGAAGATTGTCTCCATATTGAGTTTGAATACAACAAGTCCAA GTACCACTTGAGGGATGTTATTGTGGGGAAGATTTATTTCCTTCTTGTGAGGATAAAGATTAAGCATATGGAAATCGATATTATAAAAAGGGAAACGACTGGAACAGGACCCAGTGTCTACCACGAAAATGACACTATCGCCAAATATGAGATCATGGATGGGGCACCAGTGAGAG GCGAGTCCATCCCCATCCGCTTATTTCTGGCTGGATATGAAATGACGCCCACCATGAGGGACATTAACAAGAAGTTCTCTGTGCGTTACTACCTGAACCTCGTCCTTATAGATGAGGAAGAGCGACGATACTTCAAACAGCAG GAGATCACACTCTGGAGGAAAGGAGACATCGTGAGGAGAAGTATGTCCCAACAGGCCACCATAGCAGCCCAGAGGTATGAGGGATCAAACCCTGAACCTACGTCAGCGCAAGCCAAAGAGGAGACCGACTAG
- the thyn1 gene encoding thymocyte nuclear protein 1 isoform X1, producing the protein MPPKKRTRSSAKSNKHSDADAHPIEESDDVAQLKTSKGKRSVAVKGDVEKKKNDDACKPSYSHWLMKSEPESRIENGVDVKFGIEDLKALPNQTGCWDGVRNYQARNFMREMKVGQQAFFYHSNCKEPGIAGLMKIVKEAYVDHTQFDKKDVHYDPSSKADNPKWHMVDVQFERMAKRFIPLAELKKYHLQHRVKGGPLKDMALFTRARLSVQPLTAEEFEFVLSLENEDPI; encoded by the exons ATGCCACCCAAGAAAAGAACACGAAGCAGCGCCAAATCGAATAAACACT CTGATGCAGACGCCCACCCCATTGAGGAGTCTGATGATGTTGCACAGCTCAAAACTAGCAAAGGAAAAAGGTCAGTAGCTGTAAAAGGTGATGTGGAGAAAAAGAAAAACGATGATGCCTGCAAACCATCTTACAGCCACTGGCTGATGAAGTCTGAACCTGAGAGCCGGATTGAAAATGGAGTGGATGTGAAG TTTGGAATTGAAGACCTAAAAGCTCTTCCCAATCAGACGGGATGCTGGGATGGAGTGAGGAATTATCAG GCCCGAAATTTCATGAGAGAAATGAAAGTTGGCCAGCAGGCCTTCTTTTACCACAGTAACTGCAAAGAGCCAGGCATCGCTGGCCTCATGAAG ATCGTTAAAGAGGCTTATGTGGACCATACACAGTTTGACAAGAAAGATGTACATTATGACCCCTCCAGCAAAGCAGACAACCCTAAATGGCATATG GTGGATGTTCAATTTGAACGGATGGCCAAACGCTTTATTCCTCTGGCTGAGCTGAAGAAATATCACCTGCAGCACAGAGTGAAGGGCGGCCCACTCAAAGACATGGCCCTCTTCACCAGAGCCAGACTGTCTGTTCAGCCACTCACTGCAG aagaGTTTGAGTTTGTCCTGAGTTTGGAGAATGAAGATCCAATATGA
- the thyn1 gene encoding thymocyte nuclear protein 1 isoform X2: MPPKKRTRSSAKSNKHSDADAHPIEESDDVAQLKTSKGKRSVAVKGDVEKKKNDDACKPSYSHWLMKSEPESRIENGVDVKFGIEDLKALPNQTGCWDGVRNYQARNFMREMKVGQQAFFYHSNCKEPGIAGLMKIVKEAYVDHTQFDKKDVHYDPSSKADNPKWHMVDVQFERMAKRFIPLAELKKYHLQHRVKGGPLKDMALFTRARLSVQPLTAEFEFVLSLENEDPI, from the exons ATGCCACCCAAGAAAAGAACACGAAGCAGCGCCAAATCGAATAAACACT CTGATGCAGACGCCCACCCCATTGAGGAGTCTGATGATGTTGCACAGCTCAAAACTAGCAAAGGAAAAAGGTCAGTAGCTGTAAAAGGTGATGTGGAGAAAAAGAAAAACGATGATGCCTGCAAACCATCTTACAGCCACTGGCTGATGAAGTCTGAACCTGAGAGCCGGATTGAAAATGGAGTGGATGTGAAG TTTGGAATTGAAGACCTAAAAGCTCTTCCCAATCAGACGGGATGCTGGGATGGAGTGAGGAATTATCAG GCCCGAAATTTCATGAGAGAAATGAAAGTTGGCCAGCAGGCCTTCTTTTACCACAGTAACTGCAAAGAGCCAGGCATCGCTGGCCTCATGAAG ATCGTTAAAGAGGCTTATGTGGACCATACACAGTTTGACAAGAAAGATGTACATTATGACCCCTCCAGCAAAGCAGACAACCCTAAATGGCATATG GTGGATGTTCAATTTGAACGGATGGCCAAACGCTTTATTCCTCTGGCTGAGCTGAAGAAATATCACCTGCAGCACAGAGTGAAGGGCGGCCCACTCAAAGACATGGCCCTCTTCACCAGAGCCAGACTGTCTGTTCAGCCACTCACTGCAG aGTTTGAGTTTGTCCTGAGTTTGGAGAATGAAGATCCAATATGA